The following are encoded in a window of Procambarus clarkii isolate CNS0578487 chromosome 33, FALCON_Pclarkii_2.0, whole genome shotgun sequence genomic DNA:
- the LOC138370732 gene encoding 110 kDa antigen-like, whose protein sequence is MVKSHRVTANTAKSHSTVKSQRTVKSHRTVKSHRTVKSHRTVKSQRTVKSHCTVKSQRTVKSHRTVKSQRTVKSHCTVKSQRTVKSHRTVKSHRTVKSQRTVKSHCTVKSQRTVKSHRTVKSQRTVKSHCTVKSQRTVKSHRTVKSQRTVKSHCTVKSQRTVKSHRTENWSIRSQTSQL, encoded by the coding sequence ATGGTTAAGTCCCACCGTGTTACAGCCAACACGGCCAAGTCCCACAGCACAGTCAAGTCCCAGCGCACGGTCAAGTCTCACCGCACAGTCAAGTCTCACCGCACAGTCAAGTCCCACCGCACGGTCAAGTCCCAGCGCACGGTCAAGTCCCACTGCACAGTCAAGTCCCAGCGCACGGTCAAGTCTCACCGCACAGTCAAGTCCCAGCGCACGGTCAAGTCCCACTGCACAGTCAAGTCCCAGCGCACGGTTAAGTCTCACCGCACAGTCAAGTCCCACCGCACGGTCAAGTCCCAGCGCACGGTCAAGTCCCACTGCACAGTCAAGTCCCAGCGCACGGTCAAGTCTCACCGCACAGTCAAGTCCCAGCGCACGGTCAAGTCCCACTGCACAGTCAAGTCCCAGCGCACGGTCAAGTCTCACCGCACAGTCAAGTCCCAGCGCACGGTCAAGTCCCACTGCACAGTCAAGTCCCAGCGCACGGTCAAGTCCCACCGCACAGAGAACTGGTCAATAAGGTCTCAGACATCACAACTATAG